Proteins encoded by one window of Bubalus bubalis isolate 160015118507 breed Murrah chromosome 4, NDDB_SH_1, whole genome shotgun sequence:
- the LOC102416264 gene encoding ubiquitin carboxyl-terminal hydrolase 17-like protein 6 has translation METLVGLVCRAPGAASEHGGAVCPSPFDVFPGGQGGGPSAAGADALRGPSVPEGPSPALGRPQRGDLAPGSAGLRPGQTGALSWKGPWGVGAGLQNLGNTCYVNAALQCLSHTPPLASWMVSQPHATLCPARSACTLCAMRAHVTRALLHAGEVIRPRKDLLAGFHRHQQEDAHEFLMFTLNAMQQGCLSASQPSGHASGDTTVIRQIFGGTWRSQIQCLHCLGVSDTFGPYLDISLDITAAQSVEQALSELVKPEKLDADNAYDCGVCLRKVPATKRLTVHSTSQVLVLVLKRFTPVSGAKRAQEVRYPQCLDLQPYTSERKAGPLGYVLYAVLVHSGWSCERGHYFCYVRAGNGQWHKMDDAKVTACDETAALSQSAYVLFYAREGAWEGGAGRGAAAPVGADPTDPGQPAGDAGGRAPGSEESPGDTEVEGMSLEQWRRLQELNQPKPAEELWKVQTALPAGAVVIHQSKHGGGRNHMPPQQDDRPRTDTPPPGPKNVGNGPCASGR, from the coding sequence ATGGAAACCCTCGTGGGCCTCGTGTGCAGAGCCCCGGGCGCTGCTTCTGAGCACGGGGGAGCTGTGTGTCCGTCTCCCTTCGACGTCTTCCCCGGAGGGCAAGGTGGTGGGCCCAGCGCCGCTGGTGCGGATGCCCTTCGGGGACCCTCTGTCCCTGAGGGGCCGTCGCCGGCGCTTGGGCGTCCGCAGCGGGGTGACTTGGCTCCTGGGTCGGCAGGGCTGAGGCCTGGCCAGACAGGCGCCCTGAGTTGGAAGGGgccgtggggggtgggggctgggcttcAGAATCTGGGGAACACCTGCTACGTGAACGCGGCGCTGCAGTGTCTGAGCCACACGCCGCCCCTGGCCAGCTGGATGGTGTCCCAGCCGCACGCCACCCTCTGTCCGGCCCGCAGCGCCTGCACGCTCTGTGCCATGCGCGCTCACGTGACCCGAGCCCTCCTTCACGCGGGAGAGGTGATCCGGCCCCGCAAGGACCTGCTGGCGGGCTTCCACAGACACCAGCAGGAGGATGCCCACGAGTTTCTGATGTTCACTCTGAATGCCATGCAGCAAGGGTGCTTGAGTGCATCCCAGCCGTCGGGCCATGCCTCGGGGGACACCACCGTCATCCGTCAGATCTTCGGCGGGACGTGGAGGTCTCAGATCCAGTGTCTCCACTGCCTCGGTGTCTCGGACACGTTCGGCCCTTATCTGGACATCAGCCTGGATATCACGGCGGCTCAGAGTGTGGAGCAAGCTCTGAGCGAGCTGGTGAAGCCCGAGAAGCTGGACGCGGACAATGCCTATGACTGCGGCGTCTGTCTCCGGAAGGTGCCTGCCACCAAGAGGTTGACTGTGCACAGCACCTCCCAGGTCCTGGTGCTGGTGCTGAAGCGGTTCACACCGGTGAGCGGGGCCAAAAGGGCTCAGGAGGTGCGCTATCCCCAGTGCTTGGACCTGCAGCCCTACACGTCTGAGCGGAAGGCAGGGCCACTGGGCTACGTGCTCTATGCCGTGCTGGTGCACTCCGGGTGGAGCTGTGAGCGAGGACACTACTTCTGTTACGTCCGAGCGGGCAACGGCCAATGGCATAAGATGGACGATGCCAAGGTGACCGCCTGTGACGAGACCGCTGCCCTGAGCCAGAGCGCCTACGTCCTGTTCTACGCCCGGGAGGGTGCGTGGGAAGGGGGCGCTGGGCGAGGGGCAGCGGCCCCCGTCGGGGCTGACCCCACAGACCCCGGGCAGCCTGCAGGAGACGCCGGCGGCAGAGCTCCTGGGTCGGAGGAGTCCCCGGGAGACACAGAGGTCGAAGGGATGAGCTTAGAGCAGTGGAGACGCCTGCAAGAACTCAACCAACCAAAGCCGGCCGAGGAGCTCTGGAAGGTCCAGACAGCCCTGCCTGCCGGCGCAGTCGTGATTCACCAGTCCAAACACGGAGGAGGGAGAAACCACATGCCACCCCAACAGGACGACCGTCCCAGAACGGACACCCCGCCTCCGGGGCCGAAGAACGTCGGCAACGGCCCTTGTGCCAGCGGGAGG
- the RABL2B gene encoding rab-like protein 2B isoform X9 — protein sequence MERFLMDGFQPQQLSTYALTLYKHTATVDGKTVLVDFWDTAGQERFQSMHASYYHKAHACIMVFDVQRKITYRNLSTWYAELREFRPEIPCIVVANKIDADMKMTQKSFNFARKFSLPLYFVSAADGTNVVKLFSDAIRLAVSYKQNSRDFMDEVLQELENIDLKREEEEEEEEQMPDKEQPGCQQSPSPSLPTKPVNLRMILSRELFVP from the exons ATGGAGAGGTTCCTCATGGATGGATT TCAGCCCCAGCAGCTGTCCACATACGCCCTGACCCTGTACAAGCACACGGCCACGGTAGACGGCAAGACCGTCCTTGTGG ACTTTTGGGACACAGCAGGCCAAGAGCGGTTCCAGAGCATGCACGCCTCCTACTACCACAAGGCCCACGCCTGCATCATG GTGTTCGATGTGCAGAGGAAAATCACGTACAGGAACCTCAGCACCTGGTATGCAGAGCTGCGGGAGTTCAGGCCGGAGATTCCGTGCATTGTGGTGGCCAATAAGATCGATG CAGACATGAAGATGACCCAAAAAAGTTTCAATTTTGCCAGGAAGTTCTCCTTGCCCCTGTACTTTGTCTCAGCTGCTGATGGTACCAACGTTGTGAAG CTCTTCAGTGATGCGATCCGATTAGCCGTGTCTTACAAACAGAACTCCCGGGACTTCATGGACGAGGTTTTGCAGGAGCTCGAG AACATCGACTTGaagcgggaggaggaggaggaggaggaggagcagatgCCAGACAAGGAGCAGCCGGGCTGCCAGCAGAGCCCATCTCCCTC GCTCCCAACTAAACCAGTCAATTTAAGAATGATTTTGAGCAGAGAGCTGTTTGTTCCTTAA